The stretch of DNA GTTAGAATGCTTACTTTTTAAGGCCTGTTTAGGAGAGCTATCCTCCTGTATTTTCACCTTAAAGAGCTGGTATGGAGAGTGTTTGGTTGGCAGGTTGGTTCCCTGTCCAGACAATGAGGTTAGGCATATAGACTGTGCTTCCCCTGATTGTAAGTTAAATCGACACGGATGCGGGTGTCACTTGTTCAACTCAGTTGCGACTTGCAAGCTGCAAGTACTAGATTCGACAGAGTTTTTGGGGACACGCCAAATTCCACTTGAATCCGACATGGTCATGATATTCGGTTCTATTACTTAAGATTGACCAACTCAATGATCAGGATATTTGGCACCCTTTAGTTCTGTATGATTCCTAAGCTAATTCATTGATGCTTCAATCAATTCAAATCAGACTTCATTACAGTTTCTAATTAATCCAACTTGTTATTCCTGTACTCAAATTCGCATCATTCAAATAATCAACCAGATGTAGGATGCTGTTCCTTCTTCCTAGTTATGTTGTTATCTTATCAGTATGTTCTACGGGTATGCTTGGTCATATGCTGCCAAATTCTTGTTGCTCCCTCTTATGTTCTCATATATCTTGTTGGCAATTGTATTTCTTCATGTGTTCGGTGGCTGCACTGTTCTTTATGGACTCCTTTAAAGTGTCTTAATGGTGTGCGCTTCTCTATAAATGTGTTGTTTCTTTCCATCATTTTCTCTTGTTTTATAAATTGaatttcttttatttgtggTTTAGGAAGATTTTTGGATTCTTATCGGGAGGCTGTGAATGTCTTTGACAGCTCTGCTTGACAACAAACATGCTCTTGAGTGGTTTTAAAGAAATGCTGCCAACAAGATTTAATCTTAGGCATATGTCATGTATTTATTCATAAATACACTATAGTCTATTTGTCAGCCTTCCTGGGACAGCTCTGTGTTTGTTGTTATAAAAATTCATGTCAGTAATGTTGTTTCCTGTTCCAGTTTCAATGTTTTTAATTGTTCTTAGGTGAAAACAAAATTGACCTTGAAATGAAACTTTTTCTCTGTACCAGTTCTCATTGAGAAAATGAAACAAAAAAGTAAACAGCTTGAGGCGGTCAAATTCATTCAAGCTCTTAATGTAGTGCACAAGTATCCTTTGAATCCTGTTCTGAAGTCGTACATTAGTGCTGCTGCATTAGCTGGGAAGATGATCCGCATCAGGGGAGATGATCCTGCCTCTCAGGTACATGTCTGCTCCAGTAATGTCTATTATGAACATTTTACGCCAAAGGTTGTACAGACAGACAGACAGTTCTTATTTCCGAAACTTTCTTGGACTTTGGCAGAATGCAGCTGATGAAAAAGAGCGCACGCTGCTCGGAATATTGCAGAAGTTCATTAAAGAAAATAAGCTAGAAGAACTGCCTATTTTCGAAGAAGCCAACAAGCGGGTGGCACATTTGGAGCAGCAAAGTGCAGAGAGAAAGAGAGCTGCTGCCGCAGCGGTGGCAGCTGCTCAACAAGTTAGCAAGAGCattgagcagcagcagaagataCAGCAGCTGATGCATTCTGCTAAGAGATCAAAGGTAGACAATGTGGTGCTAGTTTCTTCAGGCCAGAATGTCCATTCAGCTGGAACTCCTAGTCAACAATTTACCCCGAGGCAGAGCATCCATACTGCTGTAGCACCAAATCAGTATCAAACTGCTTTAAAACCGAACATACTACCTGCGATCAATCAGATTTCGCAAGTAGTTACTTGGAATCATCATCCAGTTGGCATCCAAAGTCAGGTCCCTGTTGCGCCTGGTGTTCCAACTCAATATGGTGGCTTGGCAGATTATGAAGCAACGTCCTCCAGGCCATATAGGTCCAGCACTCTAGCTCCTGGACCAAGTGCTTTGAATGTTCCAAGTGGGCGTGCGTCGTCAAGGTCAAGGCTGTATTCTGGAGATCCCCTCGCGGCTGTCTCCCGATCATCATCAGGCAAGAAGGGTTCATCTTACAATTATTCCTTGTCCAATATGTCAACTTATGATCCTAAATGATGAGGATTCGGTTTACCTGTAACCATTGGGCTAACCTTGGAACTTCGGGTTCCAGAATGGgagctgccccccccccccccaaaaaaaaagaagctaaattgtatatatatataatctttGAATTCAAACGATCTTCTTGTGTTACACGGGAATGGTTGTTTTTTCAAGGAGACATCTGTTAATCTGTTCGTTTTGTACTTTATATCAGAGATTTGTATGGGTTCCGTGTCACAATCCACACTAGATATTGCATTCTTTGTTAGGCCGGCGATTAGTTTGTTACTATTCACCCCCAATGCGCCCATCTCCATTGCCATGATTTGCACATTGATTGTTGCCTCTAAGTAAACTGTTTGTTTTAACCAACTGTAACGTGGTCTTGAAGATTGTACAAAATAGTTTTTTTATGTTAAAATAAGAAAACAACCAACTGTAACAACAAACTGTTAAAATAGTTGTTTTGAACGTACTACTACAAATGACACACAAAACGCCGCATCGCATCGCGGCACGGCATCCTTGATCCTACATGACATACTCGAAGAAGAATCACTACAGATCGAACAACACATCTCGGCTAGGCTAGTATGGCGTGCGGTGGCTGCCTAGGTGCCTGTGGTTGAGTTTGCCGACGGTCCTCATCACCCCCCGCGCGTGCATCTCGCGCTGGACCGACATGGGGAGCCCCTCGATCCGCCGCGCCAGCAGCCTCGCCTCCTGCGGGAAGTGCTGCATCGCATGCCGCCAGTCAACCACAAGTCAGCGCCAAACAAGCAAACACGCATCTACTATACATCAAGGGAGAATCGGATCGAATCAGATGACGTGGCAGGTAACCGATCGAGGGCTCACGTTCTTGGCGGCGTCGAGCAGCTTGGAGACGACGTAGTTGGAGTAGCTGCCCCGCACCAGATCGGCGAGCTCGTTGCCGCGGAGGCTCACGAACGCGGCGAGCAGGCGCTGCAGCGGCACC from Panicum virgatum strain AP13 chromosome 9K, P.virgatum_v5, whole genome shotgun sequence encodes:
- the LOC120647009 gene encoding FRIGIDA-like protein 4b isoform X1, with translation MADAAQSIPAAIASLQTYSTALSAFTAAWRAVESHAAGLDSTLAARLDGFSELELICSAMDGPGLRAHLTEHRDELKEPARALDAALLVAPDPGLLVLSAAAGFCRAPPEGAKSDGDIKVSCRLLIGLLDRLRAIGVKPSSEARDEARAVAADWKRGKRIGSEAIFKQETFAFLLLVGVFGLVEDVGGAGEVLDLIVLTASRERAVDAFVGLGLDLDQHMPVLIEKMKQKSKQLEAVKFIQALNVVHKYPLNPVLKSYISAAALAGKMIRIRGDDPASQNAADEKERTLLGILQKFIKENKLEELPIFEEANKRVAHLEQQSAERKRAAAAAVAAAQQVSKSIEQQQKIQQLMHSAKRSKVDNVVLVSSGQNVHSAGTPSQQFTPRQSIHTAVAPNQYQTALKPNILPAINQISQVVTWNHHPVGIQSQVPVAPGVPTQYGGLADYEATSSRPYRSSTLAPGPSALNVPSGRASSRSRLYSGDPLAAVSRSSSGKKGSSYNYSLSNMSTYDPK
- the LOC120647009 gene encoding uncharacterized protein LOC120647009 isoform X2; translation: MADAAQSIPAAIASLQTYSTALSAFTAAWRAVESHAAGLDSTLAARLDGFSELELICSAMDGPGLRAHLTEHRDELKEPARALDAALLVAPDPGLLVLSAAAGFCRAPPEGAKSDGDIKVSCRLLIGLLDRLRAIGVKPSSEARDEARAVAADWKRGKRIGSEAIFKQETFAFLLLVGVFGLVEDVGGAGEVLDLIVLTASRERAVDAFVGLGLDLDQHMPVHKYPLNPVLKSYISAAALAGKMIRIRGDDPASQNAADEKERTLLGILQKFIKENKLEELPIFEEANKRVAHLEQQSAERKRAAAAAVAAAQQVSKSIEQQQKIQQLMHSAKRSKVDNVVLVSSGQNVHSAGTPSQQFTPRQSIHTAVAPNQYQTALKPNILPAINQISQVVTWNHHPVGIQSQVPVAPGVPTQYGGLADYEATSSRPYRSSTLAPGPSALNVPSGRASSRSRLYSGDPLAAVSRSSSGKKGSSYNYSLSNMSTYDPK